One region of Hoeflea sp. 108 genomic DNA includes:
- a CDS encoding LysR family transcriptional regulator: MRRTYVPTIAELEAFRACASLGTTIRAADQLGLTQSSVSRSIGQLEDRLGVALFHRVRQRLALSDAGRRFARDAEAILDSLHEAAVRTMAFGGQSDVLSIAVLPTLADRWLIPRLAGFHATHPQVAIDLAVRLETVDFETEAFDAAIQRGPAETGQPGIVRLFDEVLVVVAAPALLDGRAALDDAELAALPLLQQSTRPTLWLQWFQAAGIDPRTTLRGHRFEQFSMVVEAAVAGLGVAVVPEVLAERELSTGRLVMASPNRIAGEAPYRLAFRPGSEDRPGLREFVRWLTAEAVRS; this comes from the coding sequence ATGCGCCGAACCTATGTGCCAACGATTGCAGAGCTTGAGGCGTTCCGCGCCTGCGCCAGCCTCGGCACGACAATTCGCGCCGCCGATCAGCTCGGCCTGACGCAGAGCTCGGTCAGCCGTTCGATCGGCCAGCTGGAGGACCGGCTGGGGGTGGCGCTGTTCCATCGGGTCAGACAACGGCTGGCGTTGTCCGATGCCGGCAGGCGCTTTGCCCGCGATGCCGAAGCCATCCTGGACAGCCTGCATGAAGCGGCAGTGCGCACCATGGCCTTCGGCGGCCAGTCCGACGTGCTCAGCATCGCCGTGCTGCCGACCTTGGCCGATCGCTGGCTGATCCCGAGGCTCGCCGGCTTTCACGCGACCCATCCGCAAGTCGCCATCGACCTCGCCGTGCGGCTGGAAACCGTCGACTTCGAAACCGAAGCCTTCGACGCCGCGATCCAACGCGGTCCGGCGGAGACGGGACAGCCGGGTATCGTCAGGCTGTTCGACGAGGTCCTCGTCGTGGTCGCCGCGCCGGCTCTGCTCGATGGCCGCGCCGCCCTCGACGACGCGGAGCTTGCCGCGCTGCCGCTGCTGCAGCAGTCGACGCGGCCGACCCTGTGGCTGCAATGGTTCCAAGCCGCCGGCATCGACCCGCGCACCACTTTGCGCGGCCACCGCTTCGAGCAGTTTTCCATGGTGGTCGAGGCAGCGGTCGCCGGCCTCGGCGTGGCGGTGGTACCGGAAGTGCTGGCCGAACGCGAACTCAGCACGGGCCGGCTCGTCATGGCCTCGCCCAACCGCATTGCCGGTGAAGCACCCTACCGGCTTGCCTTCCGGCCAGGCAGCGAGGACCGGCCGGGCCTGCGCGAATTCGTCCGCTGGCTGACGGCGGAAGCCGTCAGATCCTGA
- a CDS encoding acyl-CoA dehydrogenase, with the protein MSASTPAGGGSFVWADPFLIEDQLTEDERMVRDGAAAFAADKLAPRIEEAYLDEKTDPAIFREMGEAGLLGITVPEEYGGLGAGYVTYGLVAREVERIDSGYRSMMSVQSSLVMYPIYAYGSEEQRKKYLPKLASGEWIGCFGLTEPDAGSDPGGMKTRAEKTANGYKISGSKMWISNAPIADVFVVWAKSSAHDNQIRGFVLEKGMKGLSAPKIGGKLSLRASITGEIVMEGVEVGEDALLPNVSGLKGPFGCLNRARYGISWGVMGAAEDCWHRARQYGLDRKQFAKPLAGTQLYQKKLADMQTEIALGLQGSLRVGRLMDEHKFAPEMISLVKRNNCGKALDIARVARDMHGGNGIQIGYHVMRHAQNLETVNTYEGTHDVHALILGRAQTGLQAFF; encoded by the coding sequence ATGAGCGCATCCACACCGGCCGGCGGCGGCAGCTTTGTCTGGGCCGACCCGTTCCTGATCGAAGACCAACTGACCGAGGACGAGCGCATGGTGCGCGATGGCGCAGCCGCCTTCGCCGCCGACAAGCTCGCGCCGCGCATCGAGGAAGCCTATCTCGACGAGAAGACCGATCCGGCGATCTTCCGCGAAATGGGCGAGGCCGGCCTGCTCGGCATCACCGTTCCCGAGGAATATGGCGGCCTTGGCGCCGGCTACGTGACCTACGGTCTGGTGGCACGCGAGGTCGAGCGCATCGATTCGGGCTACCGCTCGATGATGTCGGTGCAGTCGTCGCTGGTGATGTACCCGATCTATGCGTACGGCTCCGAGGAACAGCGCAAGAAGTACCTGCCCAAGCTCGCCTCGGGCGAATGGATCGGCTGCTTCGGCCTGACCGAGCCGGACGCAGGCTCCGATCCTGGCGGCATGAAGACCCGCGCCGAGAAGACGGCCAACGGCTACAAGATCTCCGGTTCGAAGATGTGGATTTCGAACGCGCCGATCGCCGACGTCTTCGTCGTCTGGGCCAAATCATCAGCCCATGACAACCAGATCCGCGGTTTCGTGCTCGAGAAGGGCATGAAGGGCCTGTCGGCGCCGAAGATCGGCGGCAAGCTGTCGCTGCGCGCCTCGATCACGGGCGAGATCGTCATGGAAGGCGTCGAAGTCGGCGAAGACGCACTGCTGCCGAACGTGTCGGGCCTCAAGGGTCCGTTCGGTTGCCTTAACCGCGCCCGCTATGGCATCTCCTGGGGCGTCATGGGCGCTGCCGAGGATTGCTGGCACCGTGCTCGCCAGTACGGCCTCGACCGCAAGCAGTTCGCCAAGCCGCTCGCGGGCACCCAGCTCTACCAGAAGAAGCTGGCCGACATGCAGACCGAGATCGCGCTCGGCCTGCAGGGCAGCCTGCGCGTCGGCCGCTTGATGGACGAGCACAAGTTCGCCCCCGAGATGATCAGCCTCGTCAAGCGCAACAATTGCGGCAAGGCGCTCGACATCGCCCGTGTCGCCCGCGACATGCATGGCGGCAACGGCATCCAGATTGGCTACCACGTCATGCGCCATGCGCAGAATCTGGAGACGGTCAACACCTATGAAGGCACGCATGACGTGCATGCGCTGATCCTGGGCCGTGCCCAGACCGGCCTGCAGGCGTTTTTCTAA
- a CDS encoding cupin domain-containing protein codes for MIADRAENAGQALWFGDNLMTVRVAAGSGDDDISIVECRMPRDGSTPLHVELSGDEIVHVIEGTLRFRVDGNYFFCHSGQTVVAPKGLPHTFRIEPGEGGTCLVVTQGDEFERMVREMCLPASAGYPVRTERAPQAGQDFFDGPATSRFQVVGAPLP; via the coding sequence ATGATCGCTGACAGGGCTGAGAATGCCGGCCAGGCACTATGGTTTGGCGACAATCTGATGACCGTCCGCGTGGCGGCTGGTTCCGGCGATGATGACATCAGCATCGTTGAGTGCCGTATGCCGCGTGATGGCTCCACGCCTCTCCATGTCGAACTCAGTGGTGACGAGATCGTCCACGTCATCGAGGGCACGCTGCGCTTCCGTGTCGATGGCAATTATTTCTTCTGCCATTCGGGCCAGACGGTCGTGGCCCCCAAGGGACTGCCGCACACCTTCCGCATCGAGCCGGGCGAAGGCGGCACCTGCCTCGTCGTCACCCAAGGCGATGAATTCGAGCGGATGGTCCGCGAAATGTGCCTGCCGGCATCAGCAGGCTATCCGGTAAGGACCGAGCGCGCGCCGCAAGCCGGCCAGGACTTCTTCGACGGCCCGGCTACGAGCAGATTTCAGGTCGTCGGCGCCCCGCTACCATAG
- a CDS encoding mandelate racemase/muconate lactonizing enzyme family protein — protein MADASISSIRIFRQWQPFRDGTYRCSGGRSAEGFDSTIVEIACHGGTVGYGEMAPLGSFYDPAFAAGAREAMKELAPQLLGGDASGIEALNRRMDLLLKGHPYAKSAIDMALWDLAGKRSNLSLATMSGGAEGESLALYRSVAQQAPDAMAARATKYIAEGYRRLQVKVGLDVHEDIARLEAVRAAVPADTVLFCDANASWGTAETRRFLMATRNLDYTLEQPCASYEENLAIRRATDRPLVLDETIDGADVLIRAIGDGLVDGITIKLARVGGLTKAKLLRDIAIARNLKVTIEDTGGAQIDTAAYSGLLMSTPEHLRQHTVDFHNWVTAANARGDFIIADGMMRPPQGAGLGVEVDASALGDQVFACKA, from the coding sequence ATGGCCGACGCCAGCATTTCGAGCATTCGCATATTCCGGCAGTGGCAGCCGTTTCGCGACGGCACCTACCGCTGCTCGGGCGGACGCAGCGCCGAAGGCTTCGATTCAACCATTGTCGAGATTGCATGCCACGGCGGTACCGTCGGCTATGGCGAGATGGCGCCGCTGGGCAGCTTCTACGACCCGGCCTTTGCGGCAGGCGCCCGCGAGGCAATGAAGGAACTGGCGCCGCAGCTGCTGGGCGGCGACGCCTCAGGAATCGAGGCGTTGAACCGGCGCATGGACCTTTTGCTCAAGGGCCATCCCTATGCCAAGTCGGCCATCGATATGGCGCTCTGGGACCTGGCCGGTAAGCGCTCCAACCTTTCGCTCGCAACCATGTCTGGGGGAGCAGAAGGAGAGAGCCTGGCGCTTTATCGCTCCGTCGCCCAGCAGGCGCCGGACGCGATGGCGGCGCGGGCGACGAAATACATCGCCGAAGGCTACCGCCGCCTGCAGGTCAAGGTCGGGCTCGACGTCCACGAGGATATCGCTCGGCTGGAAGCGGTGCGCGCCGCCGTTCCTGCCGATACGGTGCTATTCTGCGACGCCAATGCCAGCTGGGGCACGGCGGAGACACGCCGCTTCCTGATGGCGACGCGTAATCTCGACTATACGCTGGAGCAGCCTTGCGCGAGCTACGAGGAGAACCTTGCGATCCGCCGCGCTACCGACCGGCCGCTGGTGCTGGACGAGACGATCGACGGCGCTGACGTGCTGATCCGGGCAATAGGCGACGGGCTGGTCGACGGCATCACCATCAAGCTCGCACGCGTCGGCGGCCTGACCAAGGCCAAGCTGCTGCGCGACATCGCCATTGCCAGGAATCTCAAGGTCACAATCGAGGACACCGGCGGCGCTCAGATCGACACCGCGGCCTATTCCGGCCTGCTTATGTCAACGCCCGAGCATCTCCGGCAACACACAGTCGACTTCCACAACTGGGTGACGGCCGCGAACGCGCGCGGCGACTTCATCATAGCAGATGGCATGATGCGCCCGCCTCAAGGGGCAGGTCTAGGCGTCGAGGTCGACGCATCGGCCCTGGGCGATCAGGTGTTCGCCTGCAAGGCCTGA
- a CDS encoding cupin domain-containing protein: MTIHAKTENDGELLWFNGTLATIMVSGQAGADTISVIEHLMPYGASPPLHIHHNEDEVFHILEGVVRFNVGGKDLYGRAGQTMLAPKGVPHSYRVESAEGARCLTITTRGDFERMVREVSVPAPKAEIPPQVAPTAEVIQALTEACARNGIDIVGAPLS, from the coding sequence GTGACCATCCATGCGAAGACAGAAAATGACGGCGAACTGCTGTGGTTCAACGGCACTCTCGCCACTATCATGGTATCCGGTCAGGCGGGAGCCGACACCATCAGCGTCATCGAGCACCTGATGCCCTATGGCGCCTCGCCGCCGCTCCACATTCACCACAACGAGGACGAGGTCTTCCACATCCTCGAAGGCGTGGTGCGCTTCAACGTCGGCGGCAAGGACCTTTACGGCCGCGCTGGCCAGACCATGCTGGCGCCGAAGGGCGTCCCGCACAGCTATCGTGTCGAATCCGCCGAAGGCGCTCGTTGCCTGACCATCACCACGCGCGGCGATTTCGAACGCATGGTGCGCGAAGTCAGCGTTCCCGCCCCAAAGGCGGAAATCCCGCCGCAGGTCGCCCCGACCGCCGAGGTCATCCAGGCACTCACCGAAGCATGCGCACGCAACGGCATCGACATTGTCGGTGCGCCGCTATCCTGA
- a CDS encoding 2OG-Fe(II) oxygenase family protein, whose product MAGGQFPVFDLGNFERADPGERQRLGAEVDAICRSTGFLAITNHGVPQTVIDAVWTKARDFFDLAPEDKQKSKAPYKGYPHGYLGPELEALARSRDVDSPPDLKESFNGGPQRVPEGMTDKDALAFCYAPTIWPGAPEGFVDAWKAYYQALEDLAGRVMRLFAVALKLPEVYFERFIDAPISALRALNYPEQTVPPKPGQLRAGAHTDYGSLTILLPQAGSRGLELITPDGNWTAVPPVAGAFIINIGDLMALWTNDRWVSTMHRVVNPSPEDGGMDRRQSLAFFHQPNWDAEIVCLEQCLASGETPKYQPVFSGPYLMGKFQSTTK is encoded by the coding sequence ATGGCCGGCGGACAGTTTCCAGTATTCGATCTGGGCAATTTCGAACGGGCCGATCCGGGCGAGCGCCAGCGCCTGGGTGCCGAGGTCGACGCCATCTGCCGCTCCACCGGCTTCCTAGCCATCACCAATCATGGCGTGCCGCAGACGGTGATCGATGCAGTGTGGACGAAGGCGCGTGACTTCTTCGACCTGGCGCCGGAAGACAAACAGAAGTCGAAAGCGCCCTACAAAGGCTATCCCCACGGCTATCTCGGGCCAGAACTCGAAGCATTGGCCCGTTCACGCGACGTCGACAGCCCGCCCGACCTCAAGGAAAGCTTCAACGGCGGTCCGCAGCGCGTGCCTGAAGGCATGACCGACAAGGACGCACTGGCCTTCTGCTATGCGCCGACGATCTGGCCTGGCGCTCCGGAAGGCTTCGTCGATGCCTGGAAGGCCTATTATCAGGCGTTGGAAGATCTTGCCGGGCGGGTCATGCGGCTGTTCGCGGTCGCGCTGAAGCTGCCGGAAGTCTATTTCGAGCGCTTCATCGATGCTCCGATCAGCGCGCTGCGCGCGCTCAACTATCCTGAACAGACGGTCCCGCCCAAGCCGGGCCAGTTGCGCGCCGGCGCCCACACCGACTATGGCAGCCTGACGATCCTTTTGCCGCAGGCCGGCTCCAGGGGCCTGGAGCTGATCACGCCCGACGGCAACTGGACGGCGGTTCCGCCCGTGGCAGGCGCCTTCATCATCAATATCGGCGACCTGATGGCGCTGTGGACCAACGACCGCTGGGTGTCGACCATGCACCGGGTGGTCAACCCCTCGCCCGAGGACGGCGGCATGGACCGCCGTCAATCGCTGGCGTTCTTCCACCAGCCCAACTGGGACGCCGAGATCGTCTGTCTCGAACAGTGCCTAGCCTCTGGCGAGACACCGAAATACCAGCCGGTATTCTCCGGCCCCTATCTGATGGGCAAATTCCAGTCGACGACGAAATAG
- a CDS encoding glycine C-acetyltransferase, which yields MSNAFLSHLQAELSGLKSSGLYKSERVITSTQSAEIEVSGGQKVLNFCANNYLGLADSEELRDAAKAALDRYGYGMASVRFICGTQEEHKQLEAKISGFLGMEDTILYSSCFDANAGLFETLLGEEDAIISDALNHASIIDGVRLSKAKRFRYANNDMAALEEELKKAEGSRFKLIATDGVFSMDGIIANLKGVCDLAEKYDAMVMVDDSHAVGFVGKNGRGTPEHCGVEGRVDIITGTLGKALGGASGGYTSGKREVVDWLRQRSRPYLFSNTLAPSIAGASITVLDMIASGGALRERLYANAARFRSGMGKLGFKLAGADHPIIPVMLGDASLAQDMAAKMLERGIYVIGFSFPVVPKGQARIRTQMSAAHSAEDIDRAVAAFGEVGRELGVIS from the coding sequence ATGAGCAATGCTTTCCTCTCCCATCTCCAGGCGGAACTGTCCGGGCTTAAATCATCCGGCCTCTACAAGTCCGAACGCGTCATCACCTCGACCCAGTCGGCCGAGATCGAGGTATCAGGCGGCCAGAAGGTGCTGAACTTCTGCGCCAACAACTATCTCGGCCTCGCCGACAGCGAGGAGTTGCGCGACGCTGCCAAGGCAGCACTCGACCGCTACGGCTACGGCATGGCCTCGGTGCGCTTCATCTGCGGCACGCAGGAGGAACACAAGCAGCTCGAGGCAAAGATCTCCGGCTTCCTCGGCATGGAGGACACGATCCTCTATTCCTCCTGCTTCGACGCCAATGCCGGTCTGTTCGAGACATTGCTGGGCGAAGAGGACGCGATCATCTCCGATGCCCTCAATCACGCTTCGATCATCGACGGGGTGCGGCTCTCCAAGGCCAAACGTTTCCGCTATGCCAACAACGACATGGCGGCGTTGGAGGAAGAGCTTAAGAAGGCCGAAGGCAGCCGCTTCAAGCTCATCGCCACCGACGGCGTGTTTTCGATGGACGGCATCATCGCCAATCTGAAAGGCGTCTGCGATCTCGCCGAAAAATACGACGCCATGGTGATGGTCGACGACAGCCACGCCGTCGGCTTCGTCGGCAAGAACGGCCGCGGCACGCCGGAACATTGCGGCGTCGAGGGCAGGGTGGACATCATCACAGGAACGCTGGGCAAGGCACTCGGCGGTGCCTCGGGCGGCTACACCTCGGGCAAGCGCGAGGTCGTCGACTGGCTGCGCCAGCGCTCGCGGCCCTATCTGTTCTCCAACACGCTGGCACCGTCTATCGCCGGCGCTTCGATCACCGTGCTGGACATGATCGCCTCGGGCGGCGCCCTGCGCGAAAGGCTCTATGCCAATGCTGCCCGCTTCCGTTCGGGCATGGGCAAGCTCGGCTTCAAGCTGGCCGGAGCCGATCATCCGATCATCCCGGTCATGCTCGGCGATGCGTCGCTGGCGCAGGACATGGCGGCCAAGATGCTGGAGCGCGGCATCTATGTGATCGGATTCTCGTTCCCGGTTGTGCCCAAGGGGCAGGCGCGCATCCGCACCCAGATGTCGGCAGCGCATTCGGCTGAAGACATCGATCGGGCGGTTGCGGCATTCGGCGAAGTTGGCCGCGAACTGGGCGTGATTTCCTGA
- the tdh gene encoding L-threonine 3-dehydrogenase, whose protein sequence is MSNMMRALVKAKAEPGIWMEDVPVPEIGPNDVLIKVRKSAICGTDVHIYNWDQWAQKTVPVPMVTGHEFVGTVADFGAGVTDYKVGQRVSGEGHIVCGHCRNCRAGRGHLCRNTLGVGVNRPGSFAEYVAIPQHNVVPIPDDVSDEIAAIFDPLGNAVHTALSFDLVGEDVLVTGAGPIGIMGAMVAQCVGARKVVITDINPTRLALARKMGIHHVVDASKEKLADVMRDEGMMEGFDVGLEMSGSAAAFRDMIDTMNNGGKIAILGIAPTGFEIDWNKVIFKMLHLKGIYGREMFETWYKMIALVQGPLDVTGLITHRIGIDDYKSGFDAMRSGNSGKVVMDW, encoded by the coding sequence ATGTCGAACATGATGCGCGCACTGGTGAAGGCCAAGGCCGAACCCGGTATCTGGATGGAAGACGTCCCTGTTCCCGAGATCGGCCCCAATGACGTGCTGATCAAGGTGCGCAAGTCGGCCATCTGCGGCACCGACGTCCACATCTACAACTGGGACCAGTGGGCGCAGAAGACGGTGCCGGTGCCCATGGTGACCGGTCATGAGTTCGTCGGCACGGTCGCCGATTTCGGCGCCGGCGTGACGGACTACAAGGTCGGCCAGCGCGTTTCGGGCGAGGGCCACATCGTCTGCGGCCATTGCCGCAACTGCCGCGCCGGGCGTGGCCATCTCTGCCGCAACACGCTTGGCGTCGGCGTCAACAGGCCCGGCTCCTTCGCAGAATATGTGGCGATCCCGCAGCACAATGTGGTGCCGATCCCCGACGACGTATCAGACGAGATTGCCGCGATCTTCGACCCACTCGGCAATGCGGTGCATACCGCACTGTCCTTCGATCTCGTGGGCGAGGACGTTCTGGTGACGGGTGCCGGGCCCATCGGCATCATGGGCGCGATGGTTGCCCAGTGTGTCGGCGCCCGCAAGGTGGTCATCACCGATATCAATCCGACGCGGCTGGCACTCGCCCGCAAGATGGGCATCCATCATGTCGTCGATGCTTCCAAGGAGAAGCTGGCCGATGTCATGCGTGACGAAGGCATGATGGAAGGTTTCGACGTCGGTCTTGAAATGTCGGGTTCGGCGGCCGCCTTCCGCGACATGATCGACACGATGAACAATGGCGGCAAGATCGCCATCCTGGGTATCGCCCCGACCGGCTTCGAGATCGACTGGAACAAGGTCATCTTCAAGATGCTGCATCTCAAGGGCATCTATGGCCGGGAGATGTTCGAGACCTGGTACAAGATGATAGCGCTTGTGCAGGGGCCGCTCGATGTGACCGGCCTCATCACGCATCGCATCGGCATCGACGACTACAAATCAGGCTTCGATGCCATGCGCAGCGGCAACTCGGGCAAGGTTGTGATGGACTGGTAG
- a CDS encoding HPP family protein has translation MRRHIRSLTARHEPKGHFVSHLKSGSGAVVGMATIGGLASFTGIPMLIAPLGATAVLMFGQPASPLAQPMNVFAGYLIATLIGVAAALAFPGLWEVSALAVGVSIALMLMLRVTHPPAGAIPLVATASPDRGVMLFVIVLIGCVSLLALAILHHWIPPRAQYPRRVD, from the coding sequence TTGCGCCGCCACATCCGCAGCCTTACCGCACGCCATGAGCCCAAGGGGCACTTCGTCTCGCATCTGAAATCGGGTTCGGGCGCCGTGGTCGGCATGGCAACGATTGGCGGTCTGGCCTCGTTCACCGGCATTCCCATGCTGATCGCGCCCCTCGGGGCGACTGCTGTCTTGATGTTCGGGCAGCCGGCGAGCCCGCTTGCGCAGCCGATGAATGTCTTTGCCGGCTATCTCATTGCGACCTTGATCGGCGTTGCCGCAGCGCTCGCCTTTCCGGGACTTTGGGAAGTGTCGGCCCTGGCCGTCGGGGTTTCCATCGCGCTGATGCTGATGCTGCGCGTCACGCACCCTCCTGCAGGTGCGATCCCGCTCGTCGCCACGGCCTCGCCCGACAGGGGTGTGATGCTGTTCGTCATCGTGCTGATCGGCTGCGTCAGCCTGCTGGCACTGGCGATCCTGCATCACTGGATTCCGCCGCGCGCCCAATATCCGCGCCGCGTCGACTGA
- a CDS encoding MBL fold metallo-hydrolase — protein sequence MGQGRMSDRIVLLGTKGGPAIRPGGPWPTSTLLELGGRRIVVDCGLGVTRGVTDAGLSLKQLDLIFITHLHSDHVLELGPLIHTAWTAGLSTPIRVFGPAGLNRYWRGFVQALEFDIETRIDDEGRPDLRDMVEIVEFGEGYVLGDGGLKVTALRVDHPPVTECFALRFEHDSTSVVVSADTAFFPPLAEFSHGADVLIHEAMLEAGVERLVARTGNGTRLRQHLMASHSLAEEAGTIAARAGVGRLVLNHLIPADDAEIGEVDWVAAVRKTWSGPLTIGHDGHVLDLGGN from the coding sequence ATGGGGCAGGGGCGCATGAGCGACCGCATCGTTCTGCTCGGCACCAAGGGCGGCCCGGCGATCAGGCCCGGCGGCCCGTGGCCTACCTCCACGCTGCTTGAACTGGGCGGTCGCCGTATCGTGGTCGATTGCGGTCTGGGCGTGACGCGTGGTGTGACCGACGCGGGGCTGAGCCTCAAGCAACTCGACCTCATCTTCATCACACATTTGCATTCCGACCATGTGCTCGAGCTTGGGCCATTGATCCACACGGCCTGGACAGCGGGCCTGTCGACTCCGATCAGGGTGTTTGGACCCGCCGGCTTGAATCGATACTGGCGAGGATTTGTTCAAGCGCTTGAATTCGATATCGAAACCCGCATCGACGACGAAGGGCGGCCTGACCTCAGGGACATGGTCGAGATCGTCGAATTCGGCGAAGGCTACGTGCTCGGCGATGGCGGGTTGAAGGTGACGGCGCTACGCGTCGATCATCCGCCTGTCACCGAATGCTTTGCCCTGCGCTTCGAGCATGACAGCACAAGCGTGGTTGTCTCCGCCGATACGGCATTCTTTCCCCCACTCGCGGAATTTTCGCACGGTGCAGACGTTCTCATTCATGAGGCGATGCTTGAGGCCGGTGTCGAACGGCTGGTTGCCCGCACCGGCAATGGCACGCGGCTGAGGCAACATCTGATGGCGAGTCACAGTCTGGCCGAAGAGGCCGGTACGATCGCTGCGCGCGCCGGCGTCGGCCGGCTGGTGCTCAACCACCTGATCCCGGCCGACGATGCCGAGATCGGCGAGGTCGATTGGGTCGCGGCTGTCAGGAAAACGTGGTCCGGTCCCTTGACGATCGGTCACGACGGGCATGTTCTTGATCTCGGGGGAAACTGA
- a CDS encoding fumarylacetoacetate hydrolase family protein, whose protein sequence is MKLATLNDGSRDGKLVVVSRDLTRYTDASFLAPNLQAALDDWRRISPHLASLASSLEVGSVPSARFHEHDADAPLPRIYQRVGGGTSLTGPRDAIELTGKTRDAHVEASVAAIVTDVALAAPAAGAREAVALLVLSADTVVDGGHSGTSTLSPVAVTPDELGDAWDGAVHLTLQAGTRSVATGGWTSFPKLIAEVAASRPLSAGAVVRNGVETIAVSLGDKVRVEMKDKQGHSIFGAIEQSVGRYEPPLP, encoded by the coding sequence ATGAAATTGGCTACGCTCAATGATGGTTCGCGCGACGGCAAGCTGGTCGTCGTCTCGCGCGATCTGACCCGCTACACCGACGCTTCTTTCCTGGCGCCCAACCTGCAGGCCGCTCTGGACGACTGGCGCCGCATCTCGCCGCATCTCGCCTCGCTGGCGAGTTCGCTCGAGGTCGGTTCCGTTCCTTCCGCCCGCTTCCACGAACATGATGCCGACGCACCGCTGCCGCGCATCTACCAGCGCGTGGGTGGCGGCACTTCGTTGACCGGGCCGCGCGACGCGATCGAACTCACCGGCAAGACACGCGATGCCCATGTCGAGGCTTCAGTGGCTGCCATTGTCACCGATGTGGCGCTGGCTGCGCCTGCCGCCGGTGCCAGGGAGGCGGTGGCGCTGCTGGTGCTCTCGGCTGATACGGTCGTCGATGGTGGCCATTCCGGTACCTCGACGTTGTCGCCTGTGGCCGTGACACCGGACGAGCTCGGCGATGCCTGGGATGGCGCGGTACATCTGACGTTGCAGGCGGGCACGCGCAGCGTCGCAACCGGCGGCTGGACGAGCTTTCCGAAGCTGATCGCCGAGGTCGCAGCAAGCAGGCCGCTTTCGGCCGGTGCCGTCGTCAGAAACGGGGTCGAGACGATTGCCGTTTCGCTGGGCGACAAGGTCCGCGTCGAGATGAAGGACAAACAGGGCCATTCGATCTTCGGCGCCATCGAGCAGTCGGTCGGTCGCTACGAGCCGCCATTGCCGTAA